The following is a genomic window from Chionomys nivalis chromosome 24, mChiNiv1.1, whole genome shotgun sequence.
TACCACTCAAGTTTGATGTATACACAGTGAAGACTATTTGTTAGTGTCATGGAATGATAAGGCAAACTGATAAATTTTTACGGGCggcaaataattttgttttatgagacagtgtctcattatgtagccctggctagcttggaactcattatgcaaatcaggttggccttgaactcagagaccagtctgcctctgcctcccaaaaagGCACCTAACTTTTGCTTTAAGCAGTGCCAGGCTAAGAACATAACAAATATTGAATAGTTAGTATGTCCTTGATTTGCTATGGGAAAGATCAATGATTTATGTATGCACGATTCTTTGTAGATGTACCTTATCAGTATAGTGCTATCTAAAATAGCTTAAACCACTAGTtgagtataaagaaaaaaaaaacccacaagcttAAAGGTTTATTCCAATACATGAGTTTGGCTGCATAATAACCCCCAAACAGTACTAacaattaagatttaaaaaaaaaaaaacaaaaaaaaaactctagtcTTTTTTTCCATAAGCATCTAGTAAGGGGGTCAACATTTTGACTACATTAAATTAGAtaggctggcttttttttttttttttttttttttttgattttcgagacagggtttctctgtggttttggttcctgtcctggaactagctcttgtagaccaggctggcctcgaactcacagagatccgcctgcctctgcctcccgagtgctgggattaaaggcatgcgccaccaccgcccggctgataggCTGGCTTTTATAAAGCCCCTTCTCTTTATATTTACTAAAGAATAATAGAATTAGTAGACAATATCgcttcagaaaaaataaatacaaaatggtCTAAAACAATTACCCAAAAGTAAAAAGTTACAAAAATCAGACTAGTAGTCTTCATTATTGAcaaatttatttcttctaagaCCAAAATGTTATTctactatattttctttcatttttgttatctGCCATCACTCAAAACAATACTTCTCTACCCCTCAACTGGGACcctcatggaaaatgaaaaatcagAATCTCTTTTCTACTCTCCTAACATCCATCCCTCTATTAAGAAGATAGGGAGGTAGGAGCATTTGCTTAGTGGATTGCTACTTGTCATTGAAGGACACTGCATCTAACCTGTCTCCCAGTGCAAAAAAAGATTAACTCTACTACAAAGTCTCAAGTATCAAATGCATAATCCTAGTGTCACACCCATTTTCAAATGAATGTTGTCAGAGCCttacagaaaaaatatattaatactgCATTTATTCTTAGGGGTACATATTAACCCTATTTCTAATATTTGTAAAATGACTTCTTACAAAGATGATTTCATAGATTTATGATCCCATAGGCTTCTTTTacttacatgaaaaaaaaaactactaaaaaTAGTTACCTGGAATATGTTCCATCCCTATACACATAAgtgcttattttctttaaaataataaacatttggcCCAAATTAATTAgttctcaattaaaaaatatgtagcAGTAAATATAAAAGGCTAAACGCCTATTGATATAGCTGTAGGATTTTCAGCTTCTTTGGAAAATCATCGGTCTTTGTAAattcaaaatttcttttatttatatctatgtTTATGACTAATGTATATTTTAGTAGTTAGATATCCTTAGATATttctaatgaatgaatgaatataccATCAACAGTTTTTATATTAAATGTCATGTATACATTGATTTTAtactttttggggggggggggcttttgagacaaggtttgtttgtgtagtcctagctgtcctggaactcaagagatccatgcatccatgtgcctctgcctcccaagtgttgggattaaaggcgtggcttGACTTTATACTCTGACTATCTACACCTTGGTAGGAATGCTTTCCCAAGGTTTTAGGAACAAGACAGTATCTTGCTTGTGATTTACTCATTACTGGTAAAGCTGAAAGATCAAAATCACCTCCATGATGTAATAGACTGAACAAACAGATTCAAGTAAGGAGCTTTCAGATTTTTAAACTTATGTGCTGGGAAACCTAGGAGATTTTTCTGTAACATAACTCTTAAAAGGGGTCTGTAGGTTTTACAGCACAACAAGAGGACATGTTGTTCCTGGTAtgtatttaaataaatctttttactTAAACTTCAAGTTTAAAAAGACAGAACATTAAGTATATATGAAATCCATTAAATATATGAACACATTTGTGTTTATAGCACATACCAAAACACACCAGTAGCGATACTAGTCATTAGCAAACTATTCAAATTAAACAAGTCACTAAAGAATCCTTACAATAACCAGGGTTTCAACTGTCAGTTAGACAGTTGACAGTTCACAATTATAGCCATTCATGAGTTCCTGGAATGCTACCTTCAAAGTTCACACTGGTCAGTTATTTATGGACAACAATCTGTACTGTGCTCCACTTAGGGCCAGTAATAGCTCACATTCTCCTTTTATTTACAGTAAAGGAGTCTGTTAAATGTATAGACAGTTTAAACAAATTTTGTAATGTTCACTGTAAAAGTGGCTACACAATTTTTTATCAACCATCATTACAATCATCAGTTTATACAAATTTAACCTGAGAAGTCTTAATGTGTAGTAATAATTTTCTAATCAAAATGGCTGGAAAAAATCTCACAATTTGATACTTAATGTAGGGTTAACAGGCAAGATAACTGAGAAACCTTTGCATCAGCCCTTTTAAGGTGTCGTAGTAGTTGTTTAATATAAATGATCTCAAAATTGATTCAATATAGGCCCTTCTATGGAACCAAAACCACGAAAGAacttcaaatatatgaacctaaaTTAATCCACCTTGTtaacctcccatttcccttcttttgtttaaaaagaaaacaaagacctgTTTACTAAATTtggaatttaaacaaaaaaaatgaatatttacaagTATTTCTTTAGGATCTAAATGTATTAACCTACTCACGAAGTTTAAGACATACTTCCTCGTGATCTCACCAATTTATATGATATTTGAAGGATTATAAATAATACTGCAAGATTTTGAGAAAGTAACCTCAAATTATACTAAAAGTAGTATTTCTAGTTAGGACTGTTCTTTAAaaggtattcattcattcatctggtTAATTTAAACGTGTGCCTCGAAAACCGCTATTTTCAAGTGCAAAACTTCTGAATGCTCTCTTTTACAGagactttctttaaaaacaaaacaatacaaaaaaccaaaacccctaTCTAATTAATGGATTCATGCCTTCACCAGGTGTGTTGGTTCATGACAAAACATCAAATGTGTAAGATTACATCTTGGAAAGAAGAAGATTAAAAATCAATGGTAAAACTGATAATATGCAATGCAGAATTTAAGGTTGGGGTAAAGGAGAAAGTAGCACATTCAAATGGGACCACACACAAACCCTTGAAAAGGATCAACTGATGCAGTAGCTAAGAACAATGATGTAGTACCATCTGCAGTGAAAACACTGGTTATATTTGGAATTATGATTTCTGAGATTACTTTAACTACAGTAAGGTAAAATATATGCACCTGTAGCACGTATTCAAAAGGAATGTTTCAGAGTTTCCATCTGTCAACAGATTTCTACTTCAGTACATTATTTATCATCCTTTTAATTTCTGAGGAATATGTTATGAACTGCAAAGTGTGTGAAGAGGAAAGATGCATTCTTCAAGCAATAGGTTTTAGGTGTGTAATAGGAGGTTGGGGAAAGTCACTTACTGAAGAGGTACAGATCAGAAAGGGAAAGTTAAAGGTAATttataaactttgaaaatatagGTTCCTGATAGTCATAAAAGACAAGATACCATCAAACTTGAAAGGGAGACTCCACCTGACCTCCCAGTGAAAACAGGAGCAACTAGAAaattgaaggattttttttcagttgcttCGAAAAtcagtttttgtttcattttttttaaacttggtaATTCCACCTCTATTAAAATTTTCAATGACTAGCTAGCTGACTAGCTAGCTCACTTAGCTCTGAGTTCTCAAGTGCAAAGACTTCCTACAACTTGGCTACAAAATTCATTAACTCTGAATTACAAAAACAGAGATGAATTCCAGTAATCATTTTTAAACCAGCAGAAGAATATATAGAGTAAAACAGGGATAAGGAGAAGTAAAAAGCTAAGAATGTGAGGGATTAAAGTATACTATTTCATGGTAGTCTTCTACATACCAATGATTCTACAAACTCATACTACGTTTTGATTCTCTTAGCAATTGAATTAACCTCTCTCAAAAACCTTCAAGTTTAAGAAGATGCTCCActctttctctgtaatttttaatgTAGTGCTAAAATGTTGCAATTAAGGTTTTAACAAGGTTGGAATTATATAATGTCAAAGGTCTACATGACAGCTCCTAAAAAAAGGCCAAAATTCCTCATTAGACCATAACCAAACATAAGCTGCTATAGAACAGTGTAGAAATACACTGGCTTTcatctaaaatattaaaaaagcacTCCTTACACTCTAGGTAGAGGGCGTTGGTTAAGGACATACCTTTCAAAAACTGTAGTTTCTATTACTTGTTTGAGCACTTTGCACCTCCCTTCCCTATCTTAAAGACTTCTGCTTAAACAAAAGAAGTATCTCTGAGAAGCTACTGGGAATCCTCAAGACTCCTTTCTGTTAAAAGTCTGTCTGACTTAGATTGTCAAAGACAGATTTCACGTTTTaccactctctctctctagtcTTCCCAAATTCACTGATGGGAGTGTACGTCTATTTCCTACTCTGGGCCCCAACTAGAAGGCCTTCTGGTTTTCAGTCTCAATTTCCAAACTAACTTTGGCCAAACTCTGCCATAAGCACTCAAAAGTACTTAATACCTTAGGAAGGGACACCATTACTGATGGGAGGGGCACACCAGCTCTCATTTTTAAACTGTTAAGCTGTAACATCAAAGACATTGAATTACtatctaagttttaaaaacaataaataaaacaaaaaccttgacCATGTCTCCTTACACCTCTAGTTCAAAACTTTGTATTGATTTTactaaattaaattttgaaaagaaaaataaaggcctCAAGTGAAAAAAATCTCCCCAAGCTGTATCCTAAGCTATTTGGACCAAGCAATCTTAGCAGATATTTAACATAAAAATTCCCATACCTGTCTTCATCACCATCAACAGGAATAGCTATGTTGAACACAGAGCTGGCCAGACTGTTCATAGGTGTTAACTGAAGGGGGTTTGCCAGGGCATCTGCAACTGGAGGCTTCACAACAGGCTTATTTTCAGCAATGAGAGAAAGTGGTGGTTGAGGTAGGGGTTCTGATTTTCTTCTAGTATCGTCAACTTGCCCGACTAAAGGCTGGGTCTGAGTCTGAAACTGGCTTAGGTCAGACTGTGGTAGGCTCGTTGGTGCACTGTGTGTGCCTTGCGCTAAGGGCGGCCCAACTTGTTGGATGACGCTGCTGCTCCGGCTGACTGGCGTGTGGCTGCTCAGCGGCTGAGACTGGCCCAGAGGCGCGGGTACATTTGGCATAGTAACAGAAGTGGTGGGCACACTAGGCACGCTTGGAGCGGGTACCGCGGCAGGCACGTTTGGAACTCCGGGCACCACGGTGTGAGGACCACCAGGCACGGCTGACAGCTGACCACTGGCCCCCATTTGCGGCGGAGGCTGCACGGACTGGGGCTGCCCAGCCCCGGGAAGCCCGGAGCCTGGCTGCACCACGCCTCCCATAGCAGCTGAGGCCACTCCCGCCGGCTGACAAGGAGCGGCCTGGACGCCAGGAACCGGACCTGGAGCTtcagtgggctgggaaggggcGCCCATCATCTGCGCACTCAAGGAGGAGACGCTCTGGCCAGAGCCCAAAGGAAAGCTGGCCGCCGAAGCCGAGGTCGCGCCAGCGCTTGAGGACAAGGGCTGCGCAGGGCTGGGTGGCTGCAGGGCCACGTGCGGCTGCAGGTACTCGCTCTGGCCCGGGGGCTGCACGGGCACCAAATGCCCGGGTGCTAGCTGAGGCTGGGGATACGCGAACTGCTGGGGATGGTGCGGCAGCGAGGAGCCCACCGCCGGGCCCGGCTGGGCGGCCAGGCCCACTGGCGGCGCCAGGTTTACATTCGTCGGTGGCAGAGCCTGGCCAATAGGCCCCGGGAGGGCGCCGCCGGCCACGGCTCCCTGGAGCTGGGTTGGCAGAGCTCCTGCCGGCATGGGTTGCGGCCCGGTCGCCGCTCCCGGGAACGGCGGCAGCGGTGCCGAACTTGGAGCCACAGCCCCACCTACGGGCGGCGGAGGCTGCGGCTGCCCAGCGCTGAAACTCTGCGGCTGGGCGAGAGTGGGCTGGCTCATTTTCTCCGACGGGGGTAGCTGTGACACAGCAGTCAAGGAGCTGTCAG
Proteins encoded in this region:
- the Tsc22d2 gene encoding TSC22 domain family protein 2 isoform X1, producing MSKMPAKKKSCFQITSVTTAQVATSITEDTESLDDPDESRTEDVSSEIFDVSRATDYGPEEVCERSSSEETLNNVGDTETPGTVSPNLILDGQLAAASAAPANGGGGGGVSARSVAGALAQTLASATTPVSAPGPGSATPSQPPATCSSRFRVIKLDHGSGEPYRRGRWTCMEYYERDSDSTRSGDCIRHSNTLEQTAERDSGLGATGGSVVVVVASMQGAHGLDSGTDSSLTAVSQLPPSEKMSQPTLAQPQSFSAGQPQPPPPVGGAVAPSSAPLPPFPGAATGPQPMPAGALPTQLQGAVAGGALPGPIGQALPPTNVNLAPPVGLAAQPGPAVGSSLPHHPQQFAYPQPQLAPGHLVPVQPPGQSEYLQPHVALQPPSPAQPLSSSAGATSASAASFPLGSGQSVSSLSAQMMGAPSQPTEAPGPVPGVQAAPCQPAGVASAAMGGVVQPGSGLPGAGQPQSVQPPPQMGASGQLSAVPGGPHTVVPGVPNVPAAVPAPSVPSVPTTSVTMPNVPAPLGQSQPLSSHTPVSRSSSVIQQVGPPLAQGTHSAPTSLPQSDLSQFQTQTQPLVGQVDDTRRKSEPLPQPPLSLIAENKPVVKPPVADALANPLQLTPMNSLASSVFNIAIPVDGDEDRNPSTAFYQAFHLNTFQESKSLWDSASGGGVVAIDNKIEQAMDLVKSHLMYAVREEVEVLKEQIKELVERNSLLERENALLKSLSNNDQLSQLPAQQANPGSTSQQQAMIAQPPQPTPPPQQPNVSSA
- the Tsc22d2 gene encoding TSC22 domain family protein 2 isoform X2, coding for MSKMPAKKKSCFQITSVTTAQVATSITEDTESLDDPDESRTEDVSSEIFDVSRATDYGPEEVCERSSSEETLNNVGDTETPGTVSPNLILDGQLAAASAAPANGGGGGGVSARSVAGALAQTLASATTPVSAPGPGSATPSQPPATCSSRFRVIKLDHGSGEPYRRGRWTCMEYYERDSDSTRSGDCIRHSNTLEQTAERDSGLGATGGSVVVVVASMQGAHGLDSGTDSSLTAVSQLPPSEKMSQPTLAQPQSFSAGQPQPPPPVGGAVAPSSAPLPPFPGAATGPQPMPAGALPTQLQGAVAGGALPGPIGQALPPTNVNLAPPVGLAAQPGPAVGSSLPHHPQQFAYPQPQLAPGHLVPVQPPGQSEYLQPHVALQPPSPAQPLSSSAGATSASAASFPLGSGQSVSSLSAQMMGAPSQPTEAPGPVPGVQAAPCQPAGVASAAMGGVVQPGSGLPGAGQPQSVQPPPQMGASGQLSAVPGGPHTVVPGVPNVPAAVPAPSVPSVPTTSVTMPNVPAPLGQSQPLSSHTPVSRSSSVIQQVGPPLAQGTHSAPTSLPQSDLSQFQTQTQPLVGQVDDTRRKSEPLPQPPLSLIAENKPVVKPPVADALANPLQLTPMNSLASSVFNIAIPVDGDEDSASGGGVVAIDNKIEQAMDLVKSHLMYAVREEVEVLKEQIKELVERNSLLERENALLKSLSNNDQLSQLPAQQANPGSTSQQQAMIAQPPQPTPPPQQPNVSSA